In a genomic window of Chrysemys picta bellii isolate R12L10 chromosome 1, ASM1138683v2, whole genome shotgun sequence:
- the CENPM gene encoding centromere protein M isoform X1, whose protein sequence is MSLVRPFDKLPTLNSAAILLVGTDESQQQQLAEAILKEKKNFKINIHVATSLPLPAERDHIRPRIDLIAFMINMQSKHSLRNVEASLSHMDANFFLGKVCFLITGVGRMNHCSVEMNAVRKLGNLYCSPVLFCELDSEGIRVATAQRLLRMLQICAGHMPGVSALFFSSLMKSSIDE, encoded by the exons ATGTCGCTTGTGAGGCCCTTCGATAAACTCCCGACGCTCAACTCGGCCGCTATCTTG TTGGTGGGCACAGATgaaagtcagcagcagcagctagcaGAGGCAATtcttaaggagaaaaaaaacttcaagATAAATAT CCACGTGGCGACCTCCCTCCCTTTACCTGCTGAGAGAGATCATATCCGGCCCCGGATTGATCTGATTGCCTTTATGATTAACATGCAAAGCAAACACAG TCTTAGGAATGTTGAAGCTTCACTATCACACATGGATGCCAACTTCTTCCTTGGGAAAGTGTGCTTCCTCATCACAGGTG TTGGTAGGATGAATCACTGCAGCGTAGAGATGAATGCTGTCCGGAAACTGGGAAACCTCTACTGCAGCCCTGTCCTATTCTGTGAGCTGGAT TCTGAAGGAATCAGAGTTGCCACAGCTCAGCGGCTGCTCCGGATGTTGCAGATCTGCGCTGGTCACATGCCGGGGGTTTCTGCCCTCTTCTTCAGTTCTTTGATGAAAAGCTCCATTGATGAGTAA
- the CENPM gene encoding centromere protein M isoform X2: MSLVRPFDKLPTLNSAAILLVGTDESQQQQLAEAILKEKKNFKINIHVATSLPLPAERDHIRPRIDLIAFMINMQSKHSLRNVEASLSHMDANFFLGKVCFLITGV; this comes from the exons ATGTCGCTTGTGAGGCCCTTCGATAAACTCCCGACGCTCAACTCGGCCGCTATCTTG TTGGTGGGCACAGATgaaagtcagcagcagcagctagcaGAGGCAATtcttaaggagaaaaaaaacttcaagATAAATAT CCACGTGGCGACCTCCCTCCCTTTACCTGCTGAGAGAGATCATATCCGGCCCCGGATTGATCTGATTGCCTTTATGATTAACATGCAAAGCAAACACAG TCTTAGGAATGTTGAAGCTTCACTATCACACATGGATGCCAACTTCTTCCTTGGGAAAGTGTGCTTCCTCATCACAGGTG TCTGA